ATGTTGTTGTAAGGCTCGTGCTTGTACAACCTCGTGGTCAAGGTGCTCCATTTCGAGCAGCCTATATTTGTAATTTTTTCGTGATTTTATAATAATCTTgatctttaaatttttttttatctaaCTAGTAAGTCAAAATTTGAAAGTAAGACTTTGAAAAGTAAAACATGACATCTATTATGGGACGGAGAGAATATTTATTTGATTGTgtataaataataaaagtgattgtGTTTAAATAACTTCTCTTTGCCATATATTTCAAACCAATTGCATTTTCTTATTATTTGTTGTTTCTCGTTTTACTAATTCGAGCGGCAAAATGAATAAAATAAGTTAAACTTAATAAGCTCATCAAATCCCACACAAAGATAGTTTAAAAAGTAAAAACAcacccttttattttattttattgttttcttacaatacgtacctattacattacatcacaatttaatataaatgatttatattaagaAAATTCAGGACAAATTAGATAACAACGACAAATTAATTAATCATGTGCATGCAACCTTATTTCTTATTTCAAGCATCattcaagaaagtttgaaggttgatTATGGATGATCCATCATCTTTGTTAAGACTTTCCTTTGCTAACTTGCTCCACTTCTCTATATTTTTCTTCATCTTTTCATCTTTCATCACTATTTCCACACATCTCTCAATCTCATGTCCTTCTACTATTCCATCTATGTCTCTTTTGCTAACCTTAACTCCTATTTTCCACACATCTTCAATCAATTTTGCGTTCGTCCCTTGATCGGTCCATTGTGGAAACGCGACCAAAGGAACACCTCCCACAATTGTCTCCAACGTCGAATTCCATCCACAATGTGTCACAAAACACCCTATTGATTCGTGTCGCAGTACTTCTACTTGTGAACACCAATTCACTATCATCCCTTGTTTTTTGAGTTGCTCTATATTTTGCAATTTACATGCTTGCTCACTATCTCTTATCACCCATAAAAATGGTCGACGAGTCTCTAACAACCCAATTGACATCTCCTCTGCTTGATTGTTGGACAAATTTGTTATGCTTCCAAATGAAACATACACAACTGATGATTTTGATTTTGTGTTTAACCAATGTATGTAACTAGGCAAATTTTCGGACAATTGTTTCCCATCCAACAAATCAGGTGGAATCAAGGGTCCAATTGGAAAGAATTTAATCTTATCAATTGCTCGAAGGGGTTCAACTTCTAAGCTATCAAAAGTGTTAATAAGTATTCTTGGAGATGTTTTGAGTGCGTCAATATGATCTTTGAAAAGTGGTATCAAAAAATCATGTTCCTTAGGGTTCGTTGGCAAGAAAAAAGAGGGTAGATCCGCTATGGTTAAAGGGGGCAATCCTGGAAAGTTTACTTGAAATGCGGTGTTATTATTGTTACTTGAAATTAGATCTTTGTGACCAttgaaataataatagtaaatatccaAGATAGTAGCTGGTTGGCACCAAAGAAGGGTAGACTTAATATTATGAGCTTTCGCCACGGTTGAACCCCAAGGTGCAACAGTGGTATAGACCAAATGGTCAAAAGGTTGACCTTTTGATGTGGCCGAGTTTATGAGCTCTGACACAGCATAAGAACCCTTTGTAGAAAAGTCATATACAAACTGTTCTAGGCTAGTAGTTGGTTGCATGCCATTATCGTGGCCATCGGAGAATGGAGCAAAGGTTAGCCCACGAGCAGTGGTCTTTTTGTCAAAGTGTCGAATGACCGAGAAACTAGTTGCAAATGTGACATCGATACCCATTTTTAGGAGGCGGTGAGCGAAGAGAAGGGATGGGTTGATGTGGCCTTGGCCTGAATAAGCGACAATTAAGAATTTTTGAGGGCCGGTCATAGTGATTCCCGGAGAGTTGTTGGGGTGCACACGAAAGAGTCAAGAATCGAGTGCAAACATAGAAAGAAAGATGTTTTATTTATATACTAGTGCAAGATAAAAGATACTTTAAACTTGCATAAAAGATGCTATTAGATATATATTTTTAATGACATGATTAAAGTGGTTTGAATCTTAAACGTGAGTCACCTCGTAAGACTTGTTTGTTGTCTCCATCTTTGATTATAGGGTTTTCGTAACATTtctaaaaatattaatttaatattctcGTGTTTTGTTCTTCTCAAAATTCTTTTGCTAAAAATAGTCACTTTTCATATGATGAAATAAATTGTACGGAGTATTTTATTAGTGTTATTTATTCATCAGCTTTTTAATGATTTGTTAgtgctatatatatattcataaagggagatgattctcacacacacttttttgataatcacacaccaatttaaagaaatggagtattattagaagagtaaaaggttaaaatatgtgtgtgaggatcaaaaaatggtgtgttagaatcatcccccattCATAAACTATAAACTAACTATAAGAGGTCTAAAAGAATCGAATTATTCGTACTTGTTAAGAGTTCGATCTGAGTTCGAGTTTGAGCTCGAACTTAAAACACTCactcacatacatacatacatacatacatacatacatacatacatacatacatacatacatacgtacgtacgtacgtacatacatacatacatacatacatacatacatacatacatacatacatacatacatacatacatacatacatacatgttaGAATTATAAACAATCTTGAGCCTGAAATCTTTTCTTCTTGAATCTTATGGCATGATTAGTGATTGTGTAGGTGTTGCTGTTAAAAGAGACCACTGAagtttttttttcgaaaagcaaatTATATTAATCACGAAGCCTATTAAAGGGAGGCAACCCATTACAAACGACCCGAAAGGTACAAAGCGACCCGAAGGTATGTTACATTACAATATAGTAGAACTCGACCTATAAAACATAAAGGAAGCGAAGAAGTTGCGGAGGGGGCAACTATAAATGCATTATGCTAGACAAAACAAGACCAAGGATCCGAAATCCACCGAAGCCAATCCATCTTCCGATTCTTAATGCGACAAGAGATCCATTCAAAAGACTTGAGTTGAATTTCCATCAAGCCCTTTGGGCCATTCCATGACGAGTTGGAGAAGACTTTTTGATTACGATTATTCCATATTAGATAAGCACACGTCCACTCGATTGATTGCCAAATACTTGACCAAAATGGGGATAGGGGGCGGTTACATTTACCACGGAAAGCTTCATTAATACTTAGATTTGAAACCGCACCCAACCCCCACCACTTGTAAACCCGATCCCAAATATCCAACGAGTGACGACAAAAAATCATAGAATGATCAATAGTTTCAATATCATCATCACATAGAGAGCATCTAACGGAATCAAGGTCAATACCTCTCTTATCAAGTTCGGTACGTACCGGTATCCGCCTTTTTAACACTCTCCATATGAAGATTGAAACTTTGTTAGGCACCAAGTTATTCTTCAAAAATTCCACGTTCGAGCCATTCCCAAGTAAGTTGTTATCAATAATACTCGCCAAAGCCTTTGTAGAAAATAATCCGTTTCCCGTAAGATTCCAAACCCACGAATCCCTAGACTTGTCTTGTTTCACATAAGCATTTATCATGCCCCGAAGAGAATCAAGGTCGCCTAGTGCTCGACCCGAAGGTGTTCGCCTCCACTTTTCATTAAAGAATACATCACGATCGGTCCATGTTACACGTTGTTGCACAACCGCATTCGGTTCTTCTTCTAGGTGAAATAAACGCGTGAATTTTTGCTTTAAAGGAACATCACAaagccacgaatcattccaaaaatCTGTTTCGGCGCCATCCCCAATTAGTCTTCGAAACGAACCCGCAAAGTTGAAATCCATCTTCTCTATCATAAAACCTGCACGTACAATGTTTGACCAAACACTACTTACACCTTGCGATCCGTTATGAATCGAAGGAGGAAGTAGTCCGTTAGCTCCATAAATACTTTTTAAAATAGAAACCCAAAGTGAGTTTGGCTCGGTTTTCACTCGCCAAAAACACTTCCCCAAAAGAGCTAAGTTTTTCCCCCGAAGAGACCCGATATTCAACCCCCCCACATCATAGGATAATAGACAATCATCCCATTTGACCCACGATAGTTTTGAACACTCACCCATCCCACCCCAAAAGAACTTTCTCCTCACACTCTCTAATTTTTTAAAGACACTCAACGGGGCACGAAAAAGCGAAAAATAGTATAACGGTAGACTACTAAGAACCGATTTGATAAGCGTAAGCCTTCCACCATAAGAAATCGATCTAGCTTTCCAATTTGCGAGTTTCGATTCAAACTTCTCAAGCACGGGATTCCAACTTTGTTCAAGACTCATATTTTTACCAACGGGGAGGCCAAGATAAGTGAACGGAAGTTCACCTACTTTACATCCAACACGAGAAGATAATATTTCCACCTCATCACCGCAAACACCAAGTCCATAAAGCACACTTTTATGAAAGTTAATCTTAAGTCCGGAAACGTTTTCAAAACATTTGAGTACCTTCATGAGGTTGCAAAAGTTTTGACTATTCCACTCGCCAATAAAGATCGTGTCGTCCGCGAACTGGAGATGAGACAACTTAATCTTATCTTTACCGATTTCCGCACCCTTGAAAAGGTTAACAACACAAGCCTTGTTAATGATAAAATTTAGACCTTCGGCAGTGATGAGAAAAAGGAATGGTGACAAAGGGTCCTCTTGTCGAACTCCTCTCCCAATAGAAAATTCATCAGTCGGGGAACCATTGACTAGGACCGAAATCGATGCTGACTTAAAGCATGCACGAATCCAATTTCTCCATCGAATCCCAAACCCCATTCTATACATTATATCTAGCAGGAAATCCCAACTCAAACTATCAAACGCCTTCTCGAAATCAACCTTGAAGATGAGGCTTTTTCTTTTGATTCTCTTTAAGTAATCAATAGCTTCATTTGCAATAAGAGAACCATCAAGGATATATCTCCCCTTAAGATACGCACTTTGCTCGAAACCAATAACCGAGGGGAGTACTTTCCTTATACGATTAGAAAGGATCTTCGCTAGAATCTTATAGTAACAACCAATTAGGCTAATGGGGCGATAATCGTTAAGTCCCAACGGGTCACTAATCTTAGGAATCAAAGTAATAAACGACGCGTTGCAACCTTTGGAAATATCACAATTCTCCCAAAACCAATGTAGAGCGTTCATAAGATCATTCTTGACAAGGTCCCAATATAAATGAAAAAATTTAAACTTGAAACCATCGGGACCCGGAGCCTTCGAACAGTTACATTCATTAATGGCATTAAGAACTTCAGATTCGGAGAAACGATCCTCGATAGCAGCAGCCTGTAAGAAACTTAATCGTGACAAAGTAGGCTGCGGGGTGGTTGAACACGAAGCAGAAACAGAACCTGCTGCATCAGCAGGTAACGTGTTAGGTGGGGTGTCAGAAGGGACATCAGAGGCTGCCACGTGAGGAGCAGATTCAGCATAAACAGAATGAACGCGAGCTGGATCATCAGAAACAGAACCATCATCAGAATCGATGGTGTTTGAGATCACAGTGTCAGAGAACCGCATTTTATTCAGATTCTTTTTCTCGAATTGTGTTTTGAAATGATTGAAGGCAGCTTGCTTGACTTCGATTGGATCCTCGCACCAAATTCCATTGATATTTAATCCTCTAATGTTTCTCTTGGAATGTCTTCTCTTGAGAGCCGAATGAAAGAATCTCGTATTTTCATCACCATCATGAATCCATTTAAAGCGTGAATTTTGTCTTGCCATATTAGCCTGAACCTTTTCTTTGTCATTCCATTGTTTCCTAACATCCAACCATTTGAGCCTATCTTCTTCATCCAAAACCCGACTCTCCGCAATCAATTCCCAATCGCACGCCTTTTTCTTCAATTCCTCAATCTCGAGATCAAGGTTACCAAAAGTTTTCCTACTCCACTCTTTCAATGCAAGCTTAACATTTTTTAACTTGTTTCAAAAGACACAATCCAATCTTACCCCATCAACATCCACATTCCACGCATCCTCTATAATTTTCTTAGAGCCTTCATCTTCTAGCCATTCATCGAAGATTTTGGTAGGTTTTGGACCGTAATCGATAACTCTATTTCTCAACACAATTGGGCAATGATCCGACAATTTCCTTTCGAGTGCAAGAGCCGAAACATTATCCCACATGGATTGAAATTTCTCAGAAATTAGGAATCTATCTAATTTGCTAAACTTCAAACCATTATCGCAAATCCTCGTGAATTTCTTCCCTCCTAACTGAACATCAATGAGTTGAGTTTTGGCGATAAAATTATTAAACCAATTTGCTCTTCTTTCAATAAATTCACAGTTTTGCCTTTCATTTTTTTCCCGAACTTCATTAAAGTTACCGCAAACAATCCAAGCCGCATCATAAGTACCTATAAAAGATTCGAGACTCGACCACATTTTCAATTTATTAGCATCGTCGTGGGGACCATAAACATTGACAATGAAAGTAAGTTCATCCTTACCCTTCCATCTACCCGAAACCGCAATATAAAAATCACTGAAAAACGTTTGTTCTACCGCGAATTCATTTTTATCCCAAATGAGCAAGAACCCTCCCGAATTCCCAATTTTTTCCTTTTGTATAAAACCAAACTCTTGAGAGCCCCAAATTAAGTTAACCCAATTGTCGTCAACACTGTTTAACCTAGTTTCTTGAAAAGCAACAATACTAGGGCATTCACGAATAAGTAATTTTCTACAATCCCCAATTTTGCTTAATTTCCCCGACCCAAAACCTCGAATGTTAAGACATAGGACTTTCATAATGAAACAAATGAAAACGAAATAATAATACGAGAGAGGGAATTAGACCTGATGATGGTCATTATCCCACACAAGACCGAGACGATTGGCTACATCACTGAGTTCCACACTCTTTTCCGAGGCATAAGAATCTTTAACTCCACATCCTGAGATATTCGCAGACTTTGTAGCTTTCGTGCGTCCATTTTTTGAGGACGTTCGCT
This genomic window from Rutidosis leptorrhynchoides isolate AG116_Rl617_1_P2 chromosome 2, CSIRO_AGI_Rlap_v1, whole genome shotgun sequence contains:
- the LOC139890264 gene encoding UDP-glycosyltransferase 75C1-like, producing the protein MTGPQKFLIVAYSGQGHINPSLLFAHRLLKMGIDVTFATSFSVIRHFDKKTTARGLTFAPFSDGHDNGMQPTTSLEQFVYDFSTKGSYAVSELINSATSKGQPFDHLVYTTVAPWGSTVAKAHNIKSTLLWCQPATILDIYYYYFNGHKDLISSNNNNTAFQVNFPGLPPLTIADLPSFFLPTNPKEHDFLIPLFKDHIDALKTSPRILINTFDSLEVEPLRAIDKIKFFPIGPLIPPDLLDGKQLSENLPSYIHWLNTKSKSSVVYVSFGSITNLSNNQAEEMSIGLLETRRPFLWVIRDSEQACKLQNIEQLKKQGMIVNWCSQVEVLRHESIGCFVTHCGWNSTLETIVGGVPLVAFPQWTDQGTNAKLIEDVWKIGVKVSKRDIDGIVEGHEIERCVEIVMKDEKMKKNIEKWSKLAKESLNKDDGSSIINLQTFLNDA